A single Chanos chanos chromosome 8, fChaCha1.1, whole genome shotgun sequence DNA region contains:
- the rgl3a gene encoding ral guanine nucleotide dissociation stimulator-like 1: MRSTLILSGFEKRPWARMGQVKRLLYLACGRGEIEVDLESGVWLRSFQLLDLEHHHQDPVQEWGEEVEDGVVYGVTLHREPVQPTSEQPDTQSAFNFAQYKTLKVRRLKAATLDRLVTELVSPECNEADYGRIFLSTYRAFTSTNTLIELLFQREDMITNPDNTVCLRSMLPPLIRMWLEDYSEDLRDGPQYQSLRLLYVHLRHRLCFRRLASHAENLLKKFQEEDRQSCSTDNNVAAEACGASEEDVTRDVCMESQVIEEQDSFMTFPVREIAEQLTRLDADLFVKVVPFHCLGCVWSQRDKKENRCLAPTVRATIAQFNAVTNRVITSLLCAPSTAPPSSPTGSSTNPTHRARIIEKWIAVAQECRQLRNFSSLRAILSALQSNAVYRLKRTWAAVSRESIAVFDHLCETFPDENCVLTNREILVEDGNQPASRTPPLPPRSPKRAPLASPDPLNVFSFAQNTNSGVVPYLGTYLTVLTMLDTALTDTVEGGLINFEKRRREFEILSQIRQLQASCAKYTFSSHSHISTWLNSGGLLSDQESYELSRELEPPVDPCPSSPSSWSRRLLTKKLSTKLLLGGDNSTKKTHCDQISVSSSGSSSSEIEDLSSPSNSPNGVKLKSLSRSCQNISDDFDTTSSSVSPTLSTSSCSSSQQDLCALSPDCTSPPPLLSPSASLSPSSSSSSLNQQLPVYNKQVADSCIVRVSVEFGNNGNIYKSILLTSQDKTAQVVQRALEKHNLEEMSCQDFTLTQVLSQDKELLIPDKANVFYAMCTTANYDFVLRQRWRCHGKALGSSSSPVAAARGRHAK, encoded by the exons ATGAGGTCCACTCTAATTCTGTCTGGTTTCGAGAAGAGACCGTGGGCTCGTATGGGCCAGGTGAAGCGACTCCTGTATCTGGCATGCGGTCGTGGGGAGATCGAGGTGGACTTGGAATCAGGAGTTTGGCTTAGGAGCTTTCAGCTGCTGGACCTGGAACATCACCATCAG GATCCGGTGCAAGAATGGGGCGAGGAGGTGGAGGATGGCGTGGTTTACGGGGTCACCCTTCACAGGGAGCCCGTCCAACCGACCTCTGAACAACCGGACACCCAGTCAGCCTTTAACTTCGCCCAGTACAAGACCCTCAAAGTCCGCAGGCTCAAAGCCGCCACCCTGGACCGCTTGGTGACGGAGCTTGTCAGCCCCGAGTGTAATGAAGCAGACTATGGCCGCATCTTCCTCTCCACGTATCGGGCCTTCACCTCCACCAACACGCTGATTGAGCTCCTCTTTCAAAG GGAAGACATGATAACCAATCCAGACAACACAGTTTGCTTGAGAAG CATGCTGCCTCCGTTAATCCGAATGTGGCTGGAGGACTACAGTGAAGATCTAAGAGACGGACCTCAGTACCAATCCCTTCGTCTTCTGTATGTCCATTTGCGTCACCGCCTCTGTTTCCGACGGTTGGCCAGCCACGCCGAGAACCTCCTAAAGAAATTTCAGGAAGAAG ATAGGCAAAGCTGCTCCACTGACAACAATGTGGCAGCTGAGGCCTGTGGTGCTTCAGAGGAGGACGTGACCAGAGACGTGTGTATGGAGAGTCAAGTCATCGAGGAGCAGGACAGTTTCATGACCTTCCCAGTACGGGAGATCGCCGAGCAGCTAACACGACTGGATGCC GATCTCTTTGTCAAAGTGGTACCATTTCATTGCCTGGGTTGCGTTTGGTCTCAGAGGGACAAGAAGGAAAACCGTTGCTTGGCGCCCACCGTACGAGCCACCATCGCCCAGTTTAACGCCGTTACAAATCGGGTCATCACCTCTCTGTTGTGTGCCCCTTCCACGGCTCCCCCCAGCTCCCCCACTGGCTCGTCCACTAATCCCACCCACAGGGCCAGGATCATCGAGAAGTGGATCGCTGTGGCACAG GAGTGCAGACAACTGAGGAACTTCTCTTCCCTCAGGGCGATCCTTTCGGCCCTTCAGTCCAATGCTGTTTACCGACTGAAGAGAACCTGGGCAGCTGTTAGCAG GGAAAGCATCGCTGTCTTCGATCATCTCTGCGAAACTTTCCCGGATGAAAACTGTGTGCTGACCAACAGGGAGATTTTAGTAGAG gaCGGGAACCAACCAGCCTCTAGGACGCCACCACTGCCACCCAGATCTCCCAAA CGGGCTCCACTTGCATCTCCTGACCCGTTGAATGTCTTTTCGTTTGCACAGAATACCAACAGTGGCGTGGTTCCATACCTGGGAACGTACCTTACTGTCCTCACAATGTTGGATACAGCGCTGACTGACACAGTGGAG GGTGGCCTCATTAACTTTGAAAAACGCAGACGA GAATTTGAGATTCTCTCTCAGATTCGGCAACTCCAGGCATCCTGTGCCAAGTACACCTTCTCTTCCCATTCCCACATCTCCACCTGGCTCAACAGCGGAGGTCTCCTCTCCGACCAGGAGAG ttaTGAACTGTCCCGAGAGTTGGAACCTCCTGTTGACCCTTGTCCCAGCTCCCCTAGCTCCTGGAGCCGCCGCCTGCTAACCAAGAAACTCAGCAC CAAACTGCTGCTTGGTGGAGATAACTCTACGAAGAAGACACATTGTGACCAGATCAGCGTCTCATCCTCTGGATCCAGCAGTTCGGAAATAGAGGATCTGTCCAGTCCCAGTAATTCGCCTAATGGAGTCAAACTCAAG tctCTGTCGCGCTCCTGTCAAAATATCTCGGACGATTTTGACACCACCTCCAGCTCCGTATCCCCgactctctccacctcctcctgcagctcctcaCAGCAAGATTTATGTGCCCTGAGCCCTGATTGCACCTCCCCACCTCCCTTGCTCTCTCCTTCAGCATCATTGTcaccatcctcctcttcctcctccctgaACCAACAACTTCCTGTCTACAACAAACAAGTTGCCGACTCTTGCATCGTCAGGGTCAGCGTGGAGTTCGGCAACAATGGCAACATCTACAAAAGTATTCTG ctGACCAGTCAGGATAAGACGGCCCAGGTCGTCCAGAGAGCCCTGGAGAAACACAACCTGGAGGAGATGAGCTGTCAAGACTTCACACTCACCCAGGTGTTATCGCAGGATAAAG AACTCCTGATACCCGACAAAGCCAACGTGTTCTACGCCATGTGCACCACGGCTAACTACGACTTTGTTCTGCGCCAGCGCTGGAGATGCCACGGAAAAGCGCTAGGGTCTTCGTCCAGCCCAGTGGCCGCGGCAAGAGGACGCCACGCTAAATGA